One genomic window of Misgurnus anguillicaudatus chromosome 12, ASM2758022v2, whole genome shotgun sequence includes the following:
- the tpte gene encoding LOW QUALITY PROTEIN: putative tyrosine-protein phosphatase TPTE (The sequence of the model RefSeq protein was modified relative to this genomic sequence to represent the inferred CDS: substituted 2 bases at 2 genomic stop codons), with protein MTSVHFNPGLDSKEVNGNDVKEEAEVQIDDGKEERADPDTMYHRVRNVISPFVMSFGFRVFGLVLIIVDIILVIVDLSLSNKSRDVGSALEAVSLVISFFFLIDVLLRVYVEGFKVYFSSKLNIIDACIVVVTLVVTMIYTFSDFSGASLIPRLVSFLRSLRILILVRIFRLASQKKELEKVTRRMVSENKRRYQKDGFDLDLTYVTDRVIAMSFPSSGKQALYRNPIREVARFLDTKHQDHYKVFNLCSEKGYDSKFFHYRVERIMIDDHNVPSLEDMLRYTACVRDWMSADSRNVIAIHCKGGKGRTGTMVCTWLIDSDQFESAQESLDYFGERRTDKSMSSKFQGVETPSQSRYVGYYEIMKNQYNRQMPPPKTLKIKSIRIHSIAGDCFRTSRFKTNILXQHLICSLQIVLLCCCVFXLFPDIGNNAVVISLQEGPVVSGDVKVMFESSAGLPKGYEDCPFYFWFNTSFIENNRLYLSREELDNPHKSKTWDIYKEDFGVTLSFTDP; from the exons ATGACATCTGTGCATTTCAACCCTGGGCTCGATTCCAAAGAAGTTAATGG TAATGACGTTAAAGAGGAGGCTGAAGTGCAAATCGATGATGGGAAGGAGGAGAGAGCAGATCCAGACACCATGTACCA TCGTGTCCGGAATGTGATATCTCCTTTTGTGATGTCCTTTGGATTTCG TGTTTTCGGTCTGGTACTGATCATTGTGGATATTATTCTGGTGATAGTGGACTTGTCTCTATCAAACAAGAGTCGTGATGTAGGAAGTGCACTGGAGGCTGTTTCTCTGGTCATCTCTTTCTTTTTCCTCATCGACGTGCTACTCCGTGTCTACGTGGAGGG ATTCAAGGTGTACTTCAGCTCAAAACTGAATATAATAGATGCTTGTATCGTGGTTGTTACCCTGGTGGTCACCATGATCTACACATTCTCAGATTTCTCAGGAGCCAGTTTGATTCCCAG GTTGGTGTCATTCCTGAGATCTCTGAGGATTCTTATACTGGTACGGATCTTCAGATTAGCCTCTCAGAAAAAAGAGCTTGAAAAGGTCACCAGAAGAATG GTGTCTGAGAACAAAAGGCGGTACCAGAAAGATGGATTTGATCTGGATCTCACATATGTCACAG ATAGAGTCATTGCCATGTCATTTCCATCTTCTGGCAAGCAGGCGCTCTACAGAAACCCTATCAGA GAGGTTGCCAGATTCCTGGACACCAAACATCAGGATCACTACAAAGTCTTTAATCTCTGTA GTGAGAAGGGATATGATTCCAAATTTTTTCATTATAGAGTGGAGCGCATTATGATAGATGATCACAACGTACCATCACTTGA GGATATGCTGCGATACACAGCCTGTGTCAGGGATTGGATGTCTGCGGACTCAAGGAATGTGATCGCCATTCATTGCAAAGGAGGCAAAG GAAGAACGGGTACAATGGTGTGCACATGGCTTATTGACAGTGACCAGTTTGAGAGTGCACAG GAGAGTTTGGACTATTTTGGGGAAAGACGAACTGATAAAAGTATGAGCTCAAAGTTTCAGGGTGTTGAAACTCCCTCCCAG AGCAGGTACGTTGGTTATTATGAGATCATGAAGAATCAGTACAACCGTCAGATGCCACCTCCAAAGACTCTGAAGATTAAAAGCATTCGTATCCACTCCATTGCAG gggactgtTTTCGAACCAGTAGATtcaaaactaatattttataacaacatttaaTTTGTTCCTTACAAATTGTGCTGTTATGCTGTTGTGTGTTTTAGTTGTTTCCTGACATTGGCAACAATGCAGTGGTCATAAGTTTACAGGAAGGGCCGGTTGTATCTGGTGATGTCAAGGTTATGTTTGAATCCAGTGCT GGTCTACCAAAGGGATATGAGGACTGTCCGTTCTATTTCTGGTTTAATACCTCTTTTATAGAGAATAACAG GCTCTATCTCTCAAGGGAAGAATTGGACAATCCACACAAATCTAAGACCTGGGACATCTATAAGGAGGACTTTGGTGTGACGTTGTCTTTCACAGACCCTTAA